A portion of the Anthonomus grandis grandis chromosome 7, icAntGran1.3, whole genome shotgun sequence genome contains these proteins:
- the LOC126738934 gene encoding uncharacterized protein LOC126738934, whose product MAQAFVSTYQNHFRWHCQPKIPPINPNRLTTLQPEGDIWLLNTEEAIDEDVDNIPKIKEAIHNLYLKRMRSTYQISYCRNIKQKKISDLDLGESKQNMQVQKPSIKKVEIEEEALGNEVLEHFRKYYIPHKICKIVPPLPSARTLFGYIRPSRLLTPMTLYQNGLGRVGFDILNEQYRRSTINQ is encoded by the exons atGGCTCAAGCATTTGTTTCCACTTACCAAAACCATTTCAGATGGCACTGTCAGCCGAAAATACCTCC aattaatccGAATAGATTAACTACCCTCCAACCCGAAGGAGATATTTGGCTCTTAAATACAGAAGAAGCAATAGATGAAGAT GTggataatattccaaaaattaaagaagccATTCACAACTTGTACTTGAAACGCATGCGTTCCACTTATCAAATATCGTATTGCCgtaacataaaacaaaaaa AAATATCAGATCTAGATCTTGGCGAATCAAAACAAAATATGCAAGTACAGAAACCAAgtataaaaaaagttgaaattgaAGAGGAGGCGCTTGGAAATGAAGTGCTTGAGCACTTCAGAAAGTATTATATACCCCATAAAATTTGCAAGATTGTACCTCCTTTACCATCTGCCAGAACat TATTTGGATACATCCGACCTTCAAGATTGTTGACACCCATGACCTTGTATCAAAACGGATTAGGAAGAGTAggctttgatattttaaatgaacAGTATCGTCGGAGTACTATAAACCAATAG